In the genome of Paenibacillus sp. FSL R5-0766, one region contains:
- a CDS encoding S-layer homology domain-containing protein has translation MKKKVILMSTIIALLATTVQVHAEPTVSLDNSLNSKQMNPNTDRDAGQKISFKDIQGHWAISSIQAALDKGIVSGYPNGMFYPENKVTRAEFLKLIVSSLGHEAEPTKSNAKWYDAYVTSAKVNNLYVESDFSSSDWSKPMTRMEMVHVAARAIGQIGTDDYDFLYLAVKNGLLSGTGNGKLDPEGTTTRAQALTVVDRIGKVRSGQTLKVDTVALKNAEKAKNAERDPWGRLIRTNNLPKNAKDFPFILEEYPNEMYEMKPNIIVDRTSAQLAKMDRNFNNKALMDQWKQTTENYYNLMLNVDYRTIDEEWANTLFTYHNQGFRVVLADMRRYVKWVKENKIIMTGSLIAEPSMVTESDDLSFYFIRTKFSFEIKSYIKYKNIMFDERFVNAGNLKKGKKYAGYADIPLSTNSNTYDLKVSGMTTLFSKNSILREMK, from the coding sequence ATGAAAAAGAAAGTAATCTTAATGAGTACGATAATTGCCCTTTTAGCAACGACAGTTCAGGTTCATGCAGAACCAACTGTTTCTTTGGATAATAGTTTAAATAGTAAGCAAATGAATCCAAATACAGATCGTGACGCGGGACAAAAAATATCATTCAAGGATATTCAAGGGCATTGGGCAATATCTAGTATTCAGGCGGCGCTGGATAAAGGGATTGTTAGTGGTTATCCTAATGGCATGTTTTATCCGGAAAATAAAGTAACGCGTGCAGAGTTTCTAAAGCTCATAGTTAGTTCACTGGGCCATGAGGCAGAGCCTACAAAGTCCAATGCGAAGTGGTACGATGCATATGTCACCTCTGCCAAAGTCAATAATTTGTATGTTGAATCTGATTTTTCATCTTCAGATTGGTCTAAACCCATGACGCGCATGGAAATGGTACACGTCGCAGCACGCGCCATTGGGCAGATTGGTACAGATGATTATGATTTTCTATATCTTGCTGTAAAAAATGGGTTACTTTCGGGTACGGGAAACGGAAAGCTTGATCCCGAGGGTACAACCACTCGTGCTCAAGCGTTAACCGTTGTAGACCGAATTGGTAAAGTGCGAAGTGGACAGACACTGAAAGTAGATACAGTAGCTTTAAAGAATGCAGAAAAAGCGAAGAACGCGGAGCGGGATCCGTGGGGACGGCTTATTCGAACCAACAATTTGCCTAAAAATGCAAAAGACTTCCCTTTTATTTTGGAAGAGTATCCGAATGAAATGTATGAGATGAAGCCCAATATTATTGTAGATAGAACTTCTGCCCAACTAGCCAAGATGGATAGAAACTTTAACAATAAGGCTCTAATGGATCAATGGAAACAAACAACGGAGAATTACTATAACTTAATGCTTAATGTAGATTACAGAACAATTGATGAAGAATGGGCAAATACATTATTTACATATCATAATCAAGGATTTAGGGTGGTACTTGCGGATATGAGACGATATGTGAAATGGGTTAAGGAGAACAAGATCATCATGACGGGTTCTTTAATAGCGGAGCCTTCTATGGTGACCGAATCGGATGACTTATCGTTTTATTTTATTCGAACTAAATTTAGTTTTGAAATTAAATCCTATATAAAATACAAAAATATCATGTTTGATGAACGTTTCGTAAATGCTGGGAACTTAAAAAAAGGAAAAAAATATGCAGGATATGCAGATATTCCGTTATCCACGAATTCAAATACGTATGATTTGAAGGTTAGTGGCATGACTACATTATTTAGTAAAAACTCAATTTTGCGTGAAATGAAATGA
- a CDS encoding lipase family protein, translating into MEKKISKGIEDSLGLSQLEDWLGDTQKNISKGLGFENQLYEAEDYVKEMQSKYPDADFTLTGHSLGGANAQYAAVYTGIDAVTFSAPTVVASLTPEMRRKAEEGGFDRQVINFIHPGDFIASGMLGGYERHVGSTLVIDFNYDDFNASYGLNAHEKYNDTLEGPSYHDMKHYSFDDDGYIDNTLYDEITGERVSFSPRKPSDHNILDHAREAWDTLSKGFKSVVNVVGGYSAGTIELTPEELKEIAGKWSRQAQDMSRTFERIQRNFFEYTESSHSQRLVPIVWDLQMSIKQLDEWHLEHTSDLVDYIQNKADLFIQADSGVGI; encoded by the coding sequence TTGGAAAAGAAAATTTCTAAAGGAATAGAAGACTCGCTAGGTCTTTCTCAACTTGAGGATTGGCTAGGGGACACTCAAAAAAACATCAGCAAGGGACTGGGTTTTGAAAATCAGCTATATGAGGCTGAAGATTATGTGAAGGAGATGCAGAGTAAGTATCCAGACGCGGACTTCACACTCACAGGACATTCTTTGGGTGGAGCCAATGCGCAATATGCAGCTGTGTATACTGGGATAGATGCAGTAACATTTAGTGCACCTACCGTCGTCGCATCATTGACGCCAGAAATGCGCAGAAAAGCGGAAGAGGGAGGTTTTGACCGGCAAGTGATCAACTTTATTCATCCGGGAGATTTCATTGCAAGTGGTATGCTTGGAGGATATGAGCGGCATGTAGGTTCGACCTTAGTGATTGATTTCAATTATGACGATTTCAACGCAAGTTATGGCCTCAATGCCCATGAAAAATATAACGATACACTGGAAGGACCTTCATATCACGATATGAAGCATTACAGCTTCGATGACGATGGGTATATCGATAATACCTTGTATGATGAAATTACGGGAGAACGAGTGAGTTTCTCTCCGCGAAAACCTTCGGATCATAACATCCTGGATCATGCACGTGAAGCATGGGATACCCTATCCAAAGGTTTCAAGTCTGTGGTTAACGTTGTAGGTGGGTACTCGGCAGGAACCATCGAGTTAACGCCAGAAGAACTGAAGGAGATTGCAGGGAAGTGGAGTCGCCAAGCGCAGGATATGAGCCGTACCTTCGAGCGAATCCAGCGGAACTTTTTTGAGTACACCGAAAGCAGTCATAGTCAGCGGCTTGTGCCGATTGTATGGGATCTTCAGATGAGTATTAAGCAGCTAGATGAATGGCATTTGGAACATACATCAGATCTTGTAGATTATATCCAGAACAAGGCCGACTTGTTTATCCAGGCCGATAGTGGTGTGGGAATTTAG
- a CDS encoding DUF5704 domain-containing protein, translating to MQEGETVQLAAEVREIDYQGNTTDWVNVSTREQTEWKTDKEGVATVNSNGVVKAEGRGTAKITALWKKGPYYIWENVTITVGEDNEIPEEPVTACSQPQPGRTLEGQIMDPVVTAMIRADQRGNEPFDVLKGIPTSESLYGNVFSRDYLFEHTFVQMTGTCTYQFEVEKIWTLKWDPKKKETDAEGNEREVPDPQEAEEPVSKQYTVERPYAYWTIDTLSVYSIDEATLINYAFGSGQITLQPEGDVPPDFQAETTGDYYPPPNPVKVTAPPGTKTGGKDRPSPPDEDLQSVAEEAVPDVEVENDAFYFNGGTVMDPQRSPESGPQPGEIPDPVQIDENVLYSPYNYIPISKANKQDTISEGTIRYTLMDNSVNGGDDQEFDIYGINTVTVHTPVVNYSLVSDDQPHNQKTVPNMNRSALILERPFTVRIPTSGQHLNAGSYPGYGDRDYAKYYRIKQVRFPFDVYSADRTQFYPRNTWIDVQVPVLDTTFYLPVWVDEGDYQVEFRNIAENAPSNFSTEPEIDAQPDANTDLYYHAASDEVSVEVIGRLYDFEITDIADYNWELVFRRFKNSLAPTWITYWTGTQDIDGDKRGNKPQFTVPIRPGSHPLQGYQNVAVKTGYHFKFDFKTKGNMFGPRDGIRLTPTFDFVSKDGRTRVPVDLYYSTNQRNFIRIGSTEDQVKRFVILNDRLRQVPSEQLRDTATYKYNRYGEIHPGMMSERAYQEYYRDKFTKMKTPVGGYSLLLMPEQLRTFIGPKTNIPTTASADVLRANAAIQQWYGEYSLPAEPYVVQAGTNLAEYGRTHGGLDAKSPIFLKDGYVVVNFNFESIREGNLAAPHLQYIHAPLMNQWLLEGFQREVEDSYGNSFTLRDGDVVFYHADRSSRDDFSAQVPH from the coding sequence TTGCAGGAGGGAGAAACGGTTCAGCTTGCTGCAGAAGTCCGCGAAATTGACTATCAAGGGAATACAACAGACTGGGTAAATGTCTCAACTCGTGAACAAACCGAGTGGAAGACAGATAAAGAGGGTGTTGCAACAGTAAATTCCAACGGAGTAGTGAAGGCAGAGGGCAGAGGGACTGCAAAAATTACTGCTCTTTGGAAAAAAGGTCCGTACTATATTTGGGAAAACGTCACGATAACCGTAGGGGAAGATAACGAGATTCCAGAAGAACCTGTAACTGCATGCTCACAGCCCCAACCCGGACGGACATTAGAAGGCCAGATTATGGATCCAGTCGTTACAGCTATGATTAGGGCAGATCAACGGGGTAATGAACCTTTTGATGTTCTCAAGGGGATTCCCACCTCTGAAAGCCTCTATGGTAACGTATTTAGTCGAGATTATTTGTTTGAACATACCTTTGTACAGATGACGGGCACATGTACATATCAATTTGAAGTTGAGAAAATATGGACCCTGAAGTGGGATCCGAAGAAGAAAGAGACCGATGCGGAAGGCAATGAGAGGGAAGTTCCAGATCCACAGGAAGCGGAAGAACCGGTTAGCAAACAATATACTGTTGAGCGTCCATATGCTTACTGGACGATCGATACGTTAAGTGTATACAGCATCGATGAGGCGACGCTAATCAATTATGCTTTTGGATCTGGACAAATCACGTTGCAACCCGAAGGGGATGTCCCACCGGATTTTCAGGCGGAAACGACGGGGGATTATTATCCGCCACCCAATCCAGTCAAAGTCACAGCTCCGCCTGGCACAAAAACGGGAGGAAAGGATCGACCCTCCCCGCCCGATGAAGATCTACAGAGTGTGGCTGAGGAGGCAGTCCCTGATGTAGAGGTAGAGAATGATGCCTTTTACTTTAATGGAGGTACAGTAATGGATCCGCAGCGGTCCCCTGAATCCGGCCCACAGCCCGGCGAAATTCCAGATCCCGTGCAGATTGATGAGAATGTATTATATAGTCCCTATAACTATATTCCAATCAGTAAGGCGAACAAACAAGATACCATCAGCGAGGGTACCATTCGTTATACCTTAATGGATAACAGTGTGAATGGAGGCGATGACCAAGAGTTCGACATCTATGGTATCAACACTGTCACCGTCCATACCCCAGTCGTGAATTACTCGCTCGTATCGGATGATCAGCCGCATAACCAGAAAACGGTGCCGAACATGAACCGGTCTGCACTCATTTTGGAGCGGCCGTTTACAGTTCGCATCCCGACCAGTGGACAGCATCTGAATGCGGGGTCCTACCCGGGATATGGCGATCGGGATTATGCCAAGTATTATCGGATCAAACAAGTGCGGTTTCCTTTTGACGTGTACAGTGCTGACCGAACGCAATTTTATCCACGAAATACGTGGATCGATGTTCAGGTACCGGTGCTGGATACGACCTTCTATCTGCCCGTGTGGGTGGATGAAGGAGACTACCAAGTGGAATTCCGGAATATTGCTGAAAATGCCCCGTCGAATTTTAGTACCGAGCCGGAGATTGATGCCCAGCCCGATGCCAACACAGATCTGTACTACCACGCCGCTTCGGACGAAGTCTCCGTAGAGGTCATTGGGCGACTATATGACTTTGAGATTACCGATATCGCCGACTATAACTGGGAGCTGGTCTTCCGCCGTTTCAAAAATAGTCTTGCGCCGACCTGGATCACTTACTGGACCGGCACGCAGGATATCGACGGAGACAAGCGGGGGAACAAACCTCAGTTTACCGTCCCAATTCGTCCCGGCAGTCACCCACTGCAAGGGTACCAGAATGTGGCGGTGAAAACGGGATATCACTTCAAGTTTGATTTTAAAACAAAAGGCAACATGTTCGGCCCGCGAGATGGCATTCGTCTCACGCCAACCTTTGATTTTGTGAGTAAGGATGGCCGTACGCGTGTGCCCGTGGATCTGTATTACTCCACCAACCAACGGAACTTTATTCGCATCGGTTCGACAGAAGATCAAGTGAAGCGGTTCGTGATTTTGAATGATCGGCTACGTCAAGTTCCGTCCGAACAACTGCGAGATACAGCGACATACAAATACAACCGATATGGTGAAATCCATCCGGGGATGATGAGTGAACGAGCGTATCAAGAGTACTATCGAGACAAGTTCACGAAAATGAAAACTCCGGTAGGTGGATATAGCCTGCTCTTGATGCCAGAACAGTTGCGGACATTTATCGGTCCGAAAACGAATATTCCCACCACCGCCAGCGCAGATGTACTGCGTGCGAATGCAGCCATTCAACAATGGTACGGGGAATACAGTCTACCTGCCGAGCCCTATGTGGTGCAAGCGGGAACAAACTTGGCTGAGTATGGACGTACGCATGGCGGATTGGATGCTAAATCGCCGATCTTCCTGAAGGATGGGTATGTCGTGGTGAACTTCAACTTTGAGTCCATTCGAGAGGGGAATCTGGCGGCGCCGCATCTGCAGTATATCCATGCCCCACTGATGAATCAATGGTTGCTAGAAGGATTCCAGCGTGAGGTAGAGGATAGCTACGGAAATAGCTTTACGTTGCGGGACGGCGACGTAGTCTTCTACCATGCCGATCGCTCCAGCCGGGATGATTTCAGTGCGCAGGTACCGCATTAA
- a CDS encoding S-layer homology domain-containing protein yields MKKVTQLILSGALVFGMFPFVGNTSQAAVTSFKDVPTNHWAKASIDAAVEKGYFKGYSDGTFKPGSTVTRAEFAALLARVAKGTPETEQGNVFKDLTGHWSETEVNRAVSLGFINVKDYPNGFKPSTIITREEMAKWISSGLAAADKDFEQALEDTKTSLIPVREAFSPGISQSKAPYIAVAIGTGVMTGYPDKSFGLTKTTTRAEASVILLRIANMEGKKASSFEALNEIRSVGVAKSNFKEITPFEFTTGRDFSDASEKKVTFSNKSGSLVLHRTIAVDASDWNNKKGVYAPFFISESEKDWYQSTAKRKNIVAVFQEITIYPSKKGFNLDDYRGGLANSFFGQRLDQDMTRQFGYKTLPFSNAENFFSNYSSNNGVRLWIGKWYDKNYKGLVARFKTDDGSGVSIYGR; encoded by the coding sequence TTGAAAAAAGTAACACAACTCATATTAAGCGGTGCATTAGTTTTTGGAATGTTCCCTTTTGTCGGAAACACGAGTCAAGCAGCAGTTACCTCATTTAAAGATGTGCCTACGAACCATTGGGCGAAAGCATCCATCGATGCAGCAGTAGAAAAAGGCTACTTCAAAGGATATAGTGATGGAACATTTAAGCCTGGCTCCACCGTCACGCGCGCAGAATTTGCAGCGTTGCTGGCCCGAGTCGCGAAAGGGACTCCAGAGACTGAGCAAGGTAACGTGTTTAAGGATTTGACCGGTCACTGGAGTGAAACAGAAGTGAATCGTGCAGTATCTCTTGGATTTATTAACGTAAAGGATTATCCAAACGGCTTTAAGCCGAGTACGATAATTACTCGTGAAGAGATGGCCAAGTGGATTAGTTCCGGATTAGCAGCTGCTGACAAAGATTTCGAACAAGCTTTGGAGGATACCAAGACATCTTTAATTCCTGTAAGAGAAGCATTTTCTCCAGGGATCTCTCAAAGTAAAGCACCTTATATAGCAGTAGCGATCGGAACAGGTGTAATGACGGGATATCCGGATAAATCATTTGGCTTAACTAAAACCACTACGCGTGCAGAAGCTTCGGTAATTCTATTGAGAATAGCCAATATGGAAGGTAAGAAGGCATCGTCGTTCGAAGCACTAAATGAAATCAGATCTGTCGGGGTAGCGAAATCTAATTTTAAAGAAATTACTCCATTTGAATTTACAACTGGTCGTGATTTTTCAGATGCAAGCGAGAAGAAAGTGACATTTAGCAATAAAAGTGGGAGTCTAGTTCTCCATCGCACTATAGCTGTTGATGCCTCCGATTGGAACAATAAGAAAGGAGTATATGCCCCGTTCTTTATTTCGGAATCGGAAAAAGATTGGTATCAGTCTACTGCAAAAAGAAAAAATATTGTGGCCGTTTTTCAAGAAATAACAATTTATCCAAGCAAAAAAGGATTTAATCTGGATGACTATAGAGGTGGCTTAGCGAACTCATTCTTTGGTCAAAGGCTAGATCAAGACATGACAAGGCAATTCGGGTATAAAACTCTACCGTTTTCAAACGCCGAGAACTTTTTTTCGAATTATTCATCGAACAACGGAGTACGGTTGTGGATTGGTAAGTGGTACGATAAAAACTACAAAGGACTCGTGGCAAGGTTTAAAACAGATGATGGTTCAGGTGTAAGTATTTATGGGAGATGA